Within Quercus lobata isolate SW786 chromosome 5, ValleyOak3.0 Primary Assembly, whole genome shotgun sequence, the genomic segment TTACAACGCTATCCTCGGACGACCCAtgctcaactcgtggaaggcggtGACATCGACTTACCATCTGATGATTAAGTTTCCTACGGATTATGGAGCAGGAGAGCTCCGCGGAAGTCAAATAGCCGCACGGGAATGCTACGTGGCTATGATGGAGATGGAAGACCAAATTcaggccttgaacatagaagagcaccgagCGGTGGTAGAACCAACAGAGAAGCTAGAGGAGATAACACTCGACAGCTCCAATCTGGACtgaacaaccaagatcggaacgctcgccaaacccgcaatccgtcaagagctcaTAACTTTCTTGAGGAGCAATCAagatgtgttcgcctggagtcatgacgacatgccaggaatcgatCCCTCAGTCATGGTACATAAATTGAATGTATTGCCCTTCTTTCCACTCGTCcgagaaaagaagagagtgttcgccctggaacgagaccaagcaatagcggaagAAGTCCGCAAACTACAAGAGGCAAGCTTCAttagggaagtctactatcccgattggctggcgaatgtagtaatggtgaaaaaagtgaacggaaagtggcggatgtgcgtggacttcaccaatcttaacaaagcgtgtcccaaagatagctatccccttccaagggtagacgtcctagtagactcgatGGCTCAACACCAGTTACTAAGCTTCATcgacgctttctcgggttataaccagatccgcatgcacgaggctgatcaggagaagacttcaTTCGTGACCAGTCAAGGACTcttctgctacaaagtaatgccattcggcctaAAAAATGtgggggcaacataccaaagactgatgaacaagatgttcgtgtagcaaatcgggaggaatgtcCAGGTCTACGAGAAGCAATCAagatgtgttcgcctggagtcaTGACGACATGTCAGGAATCGATCCCTCAGTCATGGTACATAAATTGAATGTATTGCCCTCCTTTCCACCCGtccaacaaaagaagagagtgttcgccctggaacgagaccaagcaatagcggaagAAGTCCGCAAACTACAAGAGGCAAGCTTCAttagggaagtctactatcccgattggtTGGCGAATGTAGTAATGGTGAAAAAAGTGAATGGAAAGTGGCGGATGTGCATGGActtcaccgatcttaacaaagcgtgtcccaaagatagctatccccttccaagggtagacgtcctagtagactcgacggctcaacaccagtTACTAAGCTTCATCAacgctttctcgggttataaccagatccgcatgcacgaggctgatcaggagaagacttcgttCGTGACCAGTCAAGGACTcttctgctacaaagtaatgccattcggcctaaaaaatgcgggggcaacataccaaagactaatgaacaagatgttcacgcagcaaatcgggaggaatgtcCAGGTCTACGTCGATGACATGCTTGTGAAGAGCCAGAATGAGGAAGACCACCTGGAAGACCTTAGGGAAACATTCGGTACGCTTCGATCTtataacatgaagctcaatccgggaaagtgcgcattcggcgtaacagcaggaaaattcctaggattcatggtatctcaaagggggattgaggctaacccggaTAAGATCCGAGCCATAATAGAGATGGCCCCcccgcgaaatgtgaaggaagtacaaagccttaacggcaagatagcggcattaaatagattcgtgtcaagagccacggacaagtgtTTGCCCTTCTTTCGCACGTTAAAGAAGTCtttcgagtggacggacgagtgtcagcgAGCATTTGAGGAGTTGAAAGTATATCTATCTTTACCACCCCTACTGAGTCCCTCGCAACCAGGTGAAGAACTCttcctctacttggctgtcTCCCCTGTCGTAGTCAGCGCAACCTTAGTTAGAGAAGAAGATAGGGTACAGAAGCCCAtatactacgccagccgggcgctccgcggtgccgaagaaagatacccacctatggagaaactcgcttttGCATTAGTCACGGCGGCTTGCAAGCTCAAGccctactttcaagcccataccgtgaacgtaatgaccgataagcccttgcgaagggcatTAAGTAATCCTGAAGCTGTAGGTCGACTGACGCTGTGGGCGATAGAATTAGGcgagtttgatatcaagtatCATCCACGTGCATCCATTAAAGGACAAGTcgtagccgacttcatagcagaattTACTCGTgacgaagacaagggggcagaagagtcCCCTCAGTGGAGCATATATACTGACGGATCATCCAATCGGCGAGCCATGGGAGCCGGCATTGTATTGCTGTCACCTGAAGGAGACAGGATTGAATGTATGGTACATCTAGACTTCCCCACAACCAACAATGAAGCGAAATACGAAGCAGTGGTAGCAGGTCTTGACTTAGCTAAAGCCGCAGGAGCCGAGAGCGTAATCATTTACTATGACTCTCAGGTCGTAACCAATCATGTAAACGGAGATTATGAATGTAAGGGAGAAAGGTTGAggagatatcttgatcaagtgagAGCGAGAATCAACGACCTAGAAGCCAAGGTCATCCAAATTCCCAGGGAAGAAAATGAGCTCGTCGACCGGTTGGCCAAAACCGCCTCAGCAGATCATATGATAACACCGGGTAACGTACTTTCTTTCGTTCAactttctccactaatagaccccggTAACATGCAGGAGATATGCTCCGAAAGTAACTGGACCACACCGATAATTTCATACTTGAAGAACGGGTTACTGCCGGACGGAAAGGATGCGGCCAGGAAACTAAAGGTCCAGGCGGCGAGTTTCATCTTCATAAAAGACATCCtgtacaagagaggtttctcccgtCCATATCTAAGATTCCTGGGAGCTGAAGAGGCAAACTATGTAATGAGGGAAGTACACGAAGGAATATGTGGGAATCACTCTGGATCGAGGTCGTTGGTGCACAAAATAATACAagctgggtattactggccaaccatgcagaaggatgtcGAGTCTTACGTTAAgagctgcgacaaatgccagagatTCAGTAATATTATTAGACAGCCAACTGAGGAGCTGACCCCGAtgacggctccatggccgtttgctcaatggggactagacattATGGGACCTTTCCCAACGGCGGTACGACAGTTGAAGTTCTTGGTggtgggtattgactacttcacaaaatgggtagtgGCGGAAGCTTTGGCCACCATCACGAAGAAGAACATTAAAAGTTTTGTCTAGAGgtgcatcatatgcaggtttggtattcctagagtccttaTCTCAGATAACGGGAGGCAGCTCGACAACGGCTACTTCTGGGAGTTTTGCTCCcagctaggaataaaaaaccactacttgtcacccgcccatcctcaggctaatggccaaGTTGAAGTCACAAACTGATCCCTGCttaaaattatcaagactcggctcgagggggcaaagagcATATGGCCTGAAGAATTGCCgagcatactatgggcatacaggacaacgACGAGGACCCCAACTGGAGAGACGCCATTCCGACTAACATACGGGAGCGAGGAGGTCATCCCAGCtgaagttgggctcacaagttacagggttcacaaccatgacAAGAGCAGGAATGACGAAACAATGCGGCTGCAGTTGGACCTGATAGACGAGGTTAGGTCTGCAGCGGAGCAAAGGCTCGCTAGATACTAGGATCGCATGGCCAGACACTACAACTctcgggtccgacacagagacttccaagtaggagaTCTCGTACTCAGGAAGGTCATGGGAGCAtctagagaccctacacagggaaagctcggccccaattgggaagtaCCTTACCAAGTTACGGCAAGGCAAAGGAAAGGAACCTACCACCTGGAGACGACAGACGGAAAGAAGCTGCCTCATCCATGGAACGCCGAGCACTTGAGAAAGTACTACCAGTGACAGTAACACGGCAAACAGCAACGGGCAAACGATTGACcagtttattttaagttttttttttttttattagtttttcttcAACTACTTTTTGCTACAATCTAGTAGTGCCTTTTtaaagcccaagggggcagacATTTTTTCCTTACGCATTTCTACTTAGAATAATAATCAGaaacaattttgattttctacatgGATTTGTTATTatagtccacaagatggacggatcatcccacgAAGGTGACGAATATAGTCCCAACTGGACGAATACAAAAGCAAGTcctcaaagtggacggatcgCCCTACAAGGGTGACAAATGTAGTCTGAAATGGATGGATATTTAACATGTCCATAAAATAGACGGACCATCCCACGAGGATAACGATtggaagtccaaaatggacgaaTCCAAaataagtccacaaagtggacggtcAATAAGGTGATATAAAACTGTcctcaaagtggacggatcaccaaaatggtgaaaataattacaagtccacaaagtgaaCGGTCACTAAGGTGATATAAAACTGTCCTCAAAGTGGATGGATCACCTAAATGgtgaaaataattacaaatccacaaagtggacggtcACTAAGGTGATATAAAACTGTCCTCAAAGTAGACGGATCACCAAAATGGTGAAaataagtccacaaagtggacggtcACTAAAGCGATGAAAGAACTGTCCAcgaagtggacggatcaccaaaacagAGGAATAATTTACATCcaccataaagtggacggatcacctgaACGGTGGAATAATTTTCTCCATAGGATGGACAAATCACCATAATGATTAAAGAGCCGCCCACAAGGTGGACGGATAACCTAAAAACAACGAACTACCATACAGTCCACACAGTGGACGGATTTCCCAAAAGTtgaatattttcacaaaacaacaAGTCACCCCAAGGTGTGAGAAAGTCTACAAATCCACATAAGTAGATGGACCACCTAAAAATACCGTTCAcatccacaaagtggacgaacCCCAACGGTGCGTTACTGATTATACCTCTCGCAAAAACAGACGGACAGGATGAACCTGTGAGAGGAGAAGTACCTAAACCGTCAACAAAAGTTATGCATTGTCAGATGTTcgtgctcaaaaaaaaaaaaaaaaaaaaaaaaaaaaaaaaaaaaccaaaacattaTTCACTACAAAGACTCATATAAAgcagaaataaaatttaaagtagaCAGTGACGGATAAAACCAACAAaggataattttttaatacatagAAGGAGGACAAAACCGTcctcaaacaccaaaaacactaCGAAAGGATCAATAGTCTACATTTTTGGGTCATCATTCGGGACATTTTTCGGTTGGGCTGACTCCCTGTCACCTTGAACTGCTTCGTCTCCAAAAAGATTCTCCGTATTTTCAGAAGTGATGGGAAGAGCAGAAGTCTGGCCTTGATCGTCAACTTTGATCATGGATACATCCAAATCAGGATAGACCTTCTTAATCTGACGGAGCGAATCGTCAAAGCCTTGAAGAAAAGAGTTCGCCAGCTCGCTCATTAAGGATTTGGAATTACGATACTCCTGAACAGCTACTTCTTTAGAATGACGGAACCTttccttcaattcttttatttccttctccttcttctccaAGGTCGTCGTCGCCTCATTCGTCTTCTGCTCTAGCTCCTTCCTTGCTTTTTTAGAGAGTTCCAGTTTCTTCTCCATAGTGGACTTCCATTTGTGGACTTGACCAAGCTCTTCCTCCATCTGCTCAGCCTTTGAACGCACCTGTTCCAAAGTGGCCTCACGGTTGAGACACTTATCCATTAAGCCCTTCATCATGACCAAggactacaaaaaaaaaaaaaaaaaaaaaaaaaaaaaaaaagggccaagGTTGATGGTCATGTCATGATCTATGCTAAGCAAAAACATAGACGGAAACAAGCCAAGGTTGACGGTCATAAATTACCTGAGCAACAGCAAAGAGACCCGTCTCTCCCATCGCTTCCGTCGAGTGATTTCCAAGGTCCTCGTAGTCCTCCGTCGTAATAATAGACGAAAGCTTCTCCAAGGCGAACTTAGAATCATCATGGAGGAGGGGGGGAGGTTTCTCTTGGTTTGTGCCGGAGCTGTCATCAGACTCTTTCCAGCCCCGTGCTTGGCTGGGGTGATGGTCTTCGCACCCTCTGCCATCAAACCCATGACGGGTTCAAGGGAGACCTTTTGCTATTTCAACGAACGGTCTGATTTAGTTGATGGCTTCCTCTTCAAAGATGGGGCCGTCCCCTTAGGAACCACCTCGCCGATTTCCTTTTTCTTCGCAGCTTGAGCTTTGATCAATGCCCTCCTCTTTGCGTCGTCCATCTCTGCAAAATACGATGGACGAAGTTATTTACCTGACAGCCAATAAAATGTTAGTTAAATTGACGGGCTTACGTCTGTGAACCCTCTTGTCGTATCTAATGGCCTCTTGGGTAGGCTCAGGACCATCACAGTACCAATGTATTGTCTTCGGGTTCACCAACTTGGCCCAGGTCCTTTCTTCTGGCTTAGtcctttggaaaatattttcaaggaaAGCAAATTCCTCAAGACTAACTTGTGGGCGCCGTCTACCTGCAGAGAAATAGACggttataaaaattataatggacggtatgaaaaaaaaaaattacaaaattcgGACGGGTGCATACGTGAAGGGTGTATCACTCCCCATGTTGTGTCAATAGGCATGTACTTCGTCTCccctggacggttcatccatgTGTTACCCTCCAGAAAAaagtaacgactcttccagtctctatttgagtcggGAGTCTTAAAAATAACCTTCAACAGAGGGCTTCTACAAGCGAAACTGTACATCCCCTTTGATCTATCTATCTCATCTGGACGGTAGCAATGAAGAAATTCACGCACCGTCAACCTCCTACGCCCGTTCGACATTTCTTCGTAGAGGATTTCCATCGCTATGAAGGCCCTCCAAGCATTTGGAGATATCTGGGTGACGGACAGACCCAGATAATGTAGGAGTTCTCTATGAAGTGTACTTAGCGGAAACCAAAGTCCTGCCTTCAGCATCTGCTCATACACTCCGACACCTTCTACGCCTTCGTAGTAACACTTCTACGACACATATGGTACACGGATGGAAATGTTGTCTGGAATCTGGAAGTTGGTCCTAAAAGTGCTGAAGTGTCTCTCCTTGATGAGGGATCTGAATctatgcactgtccactctggtagcatgatgaactccctTAGTCCATCAACACCAACGACGGGTCCAAGTGCTTGATCCCCGTCATCATTTGAAGAACCTTCCTCTTCGACCATCTCTATATCCTCATCTGGTGAGGATGAAGAAGAGGCAGATGGACTCCTATCTTCACCGGGACTCTcatggtctttatgaccggacgaGTATACCTCCTCGTATTCCATCCCGTCACGAACCACtgactggttacttgacgcactagacatttcctacaaatTGACAgtaaaacctaagactgacgggtCTAAAATTATTGACGAGTGTGTAGGTCTAGCAAAAATGTAGATACAAAATGTAACTTGGAAAAAACGAGAATGAAGTACTTACCACACTGTGTAAAGAGTAGCTGACGGATGAAATAGCCGACGGGTATAGATTCTCAACGGAGTGCTCTGGCAAAGATGACGACTCCGCTCTGACAACTATTTCTTACTGAAAATATGCGAAATGAGGGAAGAGAGGTGCgctatatatatgagaaatgcacggaagacgaagcgacgcttcgatccgaTACACCATCCAATCCAAGAATGACACGTGGCCTGCCTCATTAATGTGACAACCTGGCAACACGCGTCCACGGATCGTACCCTTTAAGGAGCCGTCAACTTCATAAATCTTCATCCGTCAAATATGTTCCGTCTAAGAACGTCATAGTTTTCAACCGTCACCATTAGCAATCCTTGATCGTCATGCCCAGTTATATTTAGTCGTCACCCTAATGACCCGACCACTTAAAAACATGACGGACCATATGGTGAATGGGGCAACTGATGGGGTAAGAAATCGCGGAACATTGGGCCTGACGAATTTGGACTCATGGGCCAATATTAAGCGTGGGCCGAGGACTTAGTGTCACTTAAAATACTTGATGTACACGTTTGGAATCCGAGGGAACCCTAGGAAAATCAGGATTCTAGAAGATCCGCCTTAGTGAAAAATccactctacaaggaaatacTTGTCCATCACGCTTGGGATTGTTAGAAGTAGAGTCCCATATGGAAAAGGCTTCTACACCAAGAAGGAAAAGCCAActctctactactataaaagccctaaTACCCTCACGAATCAAGGTACGTATAATTTACtcttctctagcactctagagttgtgagaatagttttaacttgaccttcggagagtatttggccggcaccacaccggtgctctctaaggttTTCTTTCGACtgtttttgttgtgcaggtttgCTTCAAGTCGTGAGTGctgtgtgacctattggtgatcttttcggcatcatcacctttagttctctttctctctctcattgatcTATTTTCTCTTTGCCACCACAACTCTTTCACAATCTTGGCAAGGCCATCAAGTACCACGTACTTGTaatacaatatatttttaaattactttttatcaTTCATTATGAAGTTAGTGTACCTTCaagcaaaataaaatgaatatgttTAATATTGTCTTTGccaatttttgtaaaatttaaatgcaGTAATCAGTTTTAGTTTGCCGAGTGTTGGAATGAGTGTTTAAAGATTTTGAAATTGCAGAAGTAGCAATTGCTCAAAACTCTAACGGCTTCATAGTTTTGTAAATTGGTTATCTTTTTAAGcgcagatatatatatatatatatatatacatacttttGGATCTTTTGGTAATTGAATATGATGTTTGCAAACTGGTCAACTGAAAGTAGTTTAGAAATCTAGCGATTTCACTTGCAAAGTAAGCACAATAAAAGGTGCAATATACAGGTGTTCCCGTTTAACATCATACATGAACTATTATGATGTTTTCTTAATCCATTTTTGTCATGTTGACTTAGAGAGTTGGTTAAAGTTGTCATTTCCTAagagttatttttcttttatcttctgtgaaagttcaataagtgtataaaacaccttgaacgtttagacccccaatttacaaattaccaatttaagcttaatatcaaacaattaatgtgcgtaatatgaacataagcttaatacagaattgataaacaatctgaatcaaataaaatcacatccatgacagaaattaaatggcaaagattaagggaagagagatgcaaacacaaggacaacacacgatgtgttatcgaagaggaaaccgaaaccctcggcgtaaaacctctccaccgccctccaagcggtaaataatccattaaagaatgtagttgggatacatgaacagcagaagaccctccaagcataatctacccagtgtacctaagccctccaagctcctactccaacgaggttacgccgaacctatttcttctttagcttaccgaaTTTCGCTactgaccatagcatcaaccaatatgaaattggtcctttcttaactgcttcccaaagcaccaaacagccttctcacagatatgagtatggtgataaaaggttttggtaatgtatctcccaaggatgtaacaatggcaaggaagagagtagaggaatttgaagattCTCTATGTGGAGAttggggatgagtcaatcttgtttttctctagggtttctctcttaaaattctctctagaagctctctacatttcgtgggtataagggtctatatatagtggggtgagaaaggaatgcgaagagtcagtttttctcAAACACGGTGGTCtagcgacttggcctcgcgactggacTAAGTCGCGAGTTTAAGTCGCGAGCTAACGGCCTAGCCAGCCTgagacttttgtcctgtagtgcaacaactggcatgacgcttcaacttctagcatgcttggcatgtaTGCAACTTCTAGtagcttgcaagccgcgagctaccCGTAAGATCCAGTCatgagtccctgcttctttgcacaatcttgagcatttcttcacactctctcacaaactatccttacataattcccacctaaatacaaggttattaattacttaaatacaagcaaatttggcacggaataaagccaacaagatggttgataaaattcaaccttacaatctccccctttggccattctgtgacaaaaccctaaaacaaactctagacttaacatatgagttgggaacaattgaacaaaactcactcacacctaactctagaatctgtgtagctcttgaatcatatgaacaataatctcctgaaacacaataaCATagtatgatcattgtatgtagaaaaacttgtaatgcatataaGGCAAGCACAATGTGATCAagtggaatggaattaagtaataaaccatggcttgaccatacaagcaatcactataaaatagtgaccacaatgctcattcacacttggaatgaacatccggacatacaagctaacaagctcaatgTAAATtacttgcatgtccaacactcaaccaatgtaCAATACagaaagtatatgcatctaggaacaagatcctactagggcacaaaAGTGAGAGTACTTAAAagaaatgcataacatttaccTAGAAGTACTAGGCAACAAAGCATAAAGACTGCATAAGCATTctacaaaccataaaagcctacaaaacaCATAGAAACAAACcttaaaagcttacaaaagcaacatgggtacaaatgTACCATAAAAAAGTTCCATAAAACACAGAAATAACATATGCTAATATGAAGcaaaatattaaacagaaataTTGAATCATAGGCCTGCTTGCTGAAATCTCCCCTTTTGATAATCTTCTCCCCCTTTGATCAAGctatttctccccctttcatTGTATTCCCCCTATGACcatcatctccccctttttgtcatggaatggCTAGTCCATATCTTCTTCTAGCTTCCTTTGAatctgatccaattgagtttggagAGAGGTGAACTTCAGATCCCACCGAATGTTGTGATGGTGTAAGATAGATGTGAGTCCGGACATCTTGGTGCTCAACTCGTGAACAGAGGTCACAATGTTGTCAAGTTTTTCGTCAAAGGAGAGTGAGCTAGAGCGCGAACCACTGTGAGATGTGGAAGTTTCCATTTTGATTTTCTTCCGACTATGGCCAATGCTAGCGT encodes:
- the LOC115991189 gene encoding uncharacterized protein LOC115991189, whose protein sequence is MTDKPLRRALSNPEAVGRLTLWAIELGEFDIKYHPRASIKGQVVADFIAEFTRDEDKGAEESPQWSIYTDGSSNRRAMGAGIVLLSPEGDRIECMVHLDFPTTNNEAKYEAVVAGLDLAKAAGAESVIIYYDSQVVTNHVNGDYECKGERLRRYLDQVRARINDLEAKVIQIPREENELVDRLAKTASADHMITPGNVLSFVQLSPLIDPGNMQEICSESNWTTPIISYLKNGLLPDGKDAARKLKVQAASFIFIKDILYKRGFSRPYLRFLGAEEANYVMREVHEGICGNHSGSRSLVHKIIQAGYYWPTMQKDVESYVKSCDKCQRFSNIIRQPTEELTPMTAPWPFAQWGLDIMGPFPTAVRQLKFLVVGIDYFTKWVVAEALATITKKNIKSFV